A single region of the Nicotiana sylvestris chromosome 6, ASM39365v2, whole genome shotgun sequence genome encodes:
- the LOC138870506 gene encoding uncharacterized protein, with protein MPGLEWKGSTVDISTQVISFLKAWHMVEKGCLAYLAYVRDSTAESLMIYSIPIVWEFTDVFPFDLPGMPLNRDIDFCIDLAPGTQPIFIPPYRMALKELKRLKDHLEELVAKGFIRPSVSLWGAPVLFVKKKDGTMWICIDYCQLNKFTIKNKYPLPRIDDLFDQLQGARGHLFVPNVDGLRERILKEAYSSRYSIHPGAKKMYRDLMQHYWWHMMKKDIVEYVARCLNCYYQSSIEMAPFEDLYGRRCSSLIGWFKPGEAKLYGTDLVQDALEKVKLIQERLHTAQSR; from the exons atgccagggttggagtggaagggttccacagttgatatATCTACTCAagttatctctttcctgaaggcttggcatatggtcgagaaggggtgtttggcttatctggCCTATGTTCGGGACAGTACCGCTGAGTCTCTGATGATTTATTCAATTCCAATAGTTTGGGAGTTCACCGATGTATTTCCTTttgatcttcctggcatgccactGAATCgcgatattgatttttgtattgatttggctccaggtacccagcctatatttattccgccgtatcgtatggctctgAAAGAGTTGAAAAGGTTGAAGGATCATCTTGAGGAGTTGGTAGCAAAGGGGTTTATTAGACCAAGTGTGTCactttggggtgcaccagtgttgtttgtaaagaagaaggatgggaccatgtggatatgcattgattactgcCAGTTAAACAAgtttaccatcaagaacaagtacccgttgccacgcattgatgatttgttcgaccagttgcagggtgctagg GGTCACCTAtttgttcctaatgttgatggtctaaGGGAGAGGATTCTAAAGGAGGCatacagttcgcggtattccattcatccgggtgctaagaagatgtatcgtgacttgatgcagcattattggtggcatatgatgaagaaagacatagtggagtatgtggctaggtgctTGAATTGCTA ctatcagtccagcatagagatggctccatttgaggatttatatggtcggcgatgtaGTTCTCTTATCGGGTGGTTtaagcctggtgaggctaagttgtatggtacagacttggtgcaagatgccttggaaaaggtaaagttgattcaggagaggcttcacacagctcagtccagataa
- the LOC104247042 gene encoding uncharacterized protein yields the protein MDHLVDKSQSGFIPGRVITDNIILSHELVKGYGRKGISPRWKFVRWIMVCVKTISYSILINGKPMEPFKARRGLRQGDPLSPFLFVLGMEYLTRSFKTLKYKLDFNFHLRCDKLNIIQLGFADDVLLFCRGDTISIQMIFNCFMEFSKAFVLKANTTKSSIYFGGVPQDIQQSIVQVIGFSMGELSFKKVAIDQNSVVLHPNILIADICGTNASKKVLLSWDKVCSPKTAGGYNVMDVPTWNKVAIYILLWKLYKKKDKLWVQWIYLYYGKKQEVWETNPSNASWIVQKIIKAKRYVEAAGIDMKELAEWNYFSIKKWYKGMRGQVAGSIWSKLLHWQGITRPSMEWQREVQWAEDKATGNTAKAQVYRLTLAGAVYHIWSERNRRVFQEEQRKWK from the exons ATGGATCATTTAGTAGATAAAAGCCAATCTGGTTTTATTCCAGGAAGAGTTATCACTGACAACATAATTCTAAGCCATGAACTGGTCAAAGGGTACGGGAGGAAGGGCATCTCACCTAGAT GGAAGTTTGTTAGATGGATAATGGTATGTGTAAAGACAATATCCTACTCTATACTCATTAATGGGAAACCTATGGAACCATTCAAAGCTAGAAGAGGATTGAGACAGGGTGATCCACTATCACCATTTCTTTTTGTGCTTGGGATGGAGTACCTTACAAGGAGTTTCAAGACTTTGAAGTATAAGCTAGATTTCAACTTCCATCTTAGATGTGATAAACTAAATATCATTCAACTGGGGTTTGCAGATGACGTGTTGCTGTTCTGTAGAGGAGATACTATTTCTATCCAAATGATATTCAACTGTTTCATGGAATTCTCTAAGGCATTTGTCCTAAAAGCAAACACAACAAAGAGTTCCATATACTTTGGGGGAGTGCCACAAGATATACAACAGAGCATAGTACAAGTAATTGGTTTTAGTATGGGAGAGTTGTCTTTCAA GAAGGTTGCAATTGATCAAAACAGTGTTGTTCTCCATCCAAATATACTGATCGCAGATATTT GTGGAACAAATGCTTCAAAAAAAGTTTTGCTATCATGGGACAAAGTATGCTCTCCAAAGACTGCTGGTGGATATAATGTGATGGATGTGCCCACATGGAATAAAGTTGCAATTTACATATTACTATGGAAACTGTATAAGAAGAAAGACAAATTGTGGGTTCAGTGGATTTATTTGTATTATGGGAAGAAACAAGAAGTGTGGGAAACCAATCCAAGCAATGCATCATGGATAGTTCAGAAAATCATTAAGGCAAAAAGATATGTAGAGGCAGCAGGGATTGATATGAAAGAACTGGCAGAATGGAACTACTTCTCTATCAAGAAGTGGTACAAAGGCATGCGAGGACA AGTTGCTGGAAGTATATGGAGCAAGTTGCTGCATTGGCAAGGCATAACAAGACCCTCGATGGAGTGGCAAAGAGAGGTACAATGGGCTGAAGACAAAGCAACAGGAAACACTGCAAAAGCTCAAGTATATAGGCTGACTTTGGCAGGTGCAGTATACCATATATGGAGTGAAAGAAACAGGAGAGTATTTCAAGAAGAGCAGAGGAAATGGAAGTGA
- the LOC104247041 gene encoding uncharacterized protein translates to MGDYNTILAVEDRINGSSVQENEIKDFKELLINTGICEMRTVGRDYTWTNSHVFSRIDRAIVNAEWVTNMPQVDVVIMDPLFEDHSPLCVKLGEEPKASKPFRFFNYLAEHKDFLPIVTEAWNKSSQTRNMAGIWRKLKDVRRELKGLNTNEFQAADLRVKNARQKLQEVQQQMRTTSISLQKFEEEKELKQQLEKWAIIEENIYKQTSRN, encoded by the coding sequence ATGGGTGACTACAATACTATTCTGGCAGTGGAAGATAGAATAAATGGTAGCTCAGTACAAGAAAATGAAATTAAAGACTTCAAAGAATTACTAATAAATACAGGAATATGTGAGATGAGAACAGTGGGAAGGGACTACACATGGACTAATTCACATGTGTTCAGTAGAATAGACAGGGCAATAGTAAATGCAGAATGGGTAACTAACATGCCACAAGTAGATGTTGTGATTATGGATCCTCTCTTCGAGGATCATTCCCCTTTATGTGTTAAGCTTGGAGAAGAACCAAAGGCCTCAAAGCCATTTAGATTTTTCAACTATCTGGCTGAGCACAAGGATTTCCTTCCAATAGTGACAGAAGCATGGAATAAATCATCACAAACAAGGAATATGGCAGGAATCTGGAGGAAATTGAAAGATGTTAGAAGAGAATTAAAAGGGCTGAATACAAATGAATTCCAAGCAGCAGATTTGAGGGTCAAAAATGCTAGACAAAAGCTACAGGAAGTTCAACAACAAATGAGAACTACAAGCATATCATTACAGAAGTTTGAAGAAGAGAAAGAACTGAAACAGCAGCTAGAGAAATGGGCTATTATAGAAGAAAACATCTATAAACAGACATCTAGAAATTAG